In one Drosophila pseudoobscura strain MV-25-SWS-2005 chromosome X, UCI_Dpse_MV25, whole genome shotgun sequence genomic region, the following are encoded:
- the LOC117184881 gene encoding S-antigen protein-like, with protein MRTFIILALVALVAVAAAQGPGGGRGGPGGPRGGPGGRRGPPGGRGGPGGPQGGPGGPPRGPGGPGGPGGPQGGPGGPGGPGGPGGPGYPWGPPRNSTTTTTTTSTEASSSSTTEASSTSTEASTDASTSTDASTTGSD; from the coding sequence ATGCGCACATTCAtcattctcgctctcgtaGCTCTGGTCGCTGTGGCCGCCGCCCAAGGACCTGGAGGTGGTCGAGGGGGTCCAGGAGGACCGCGTGGCGGTCCCGGTGGCCGTAGAGGTCCCCCAGGAGGTCGTGGAGGTCCTGGTGGTCCTCAAGGTGGCCCAGGAGGTCCTCCTAGGGGTCCTGGAGGTCCCGGTGGTCCCGGTGGTCCTCAAGGTGGCCCAGGTGGTCCCGGTGGTCCCGGTGGTCCCGGAGGCCCAGGCTATCCATGGGGTCCCCCACGAAACagcacaaccacaaccacgaCCACGAGCACAGAGGCGAGCTCCTCCAGTACTACAGAGGCAAGCTCCACCAGCACAGAGGCCAGCACAgacgcctccacctccaccgaTGCCAGTACCACGGGATCCGATTAA